The Fibrobacter sp. UWB5 genome has a window encoding:
- a CDS encoding carbohydrate binding domain-containing protein produces MKFFLSIATIAVYATAFLSLVACSNDKSIAGIEIGNPSIADSDTTARDTTAKDTSVKDTSVKDTTPKDTAVKKQPALPLVADFSIDYSEVNLKALAKEAEKDEPILLDSFSLILTEVRSFSSYYYTTLIVDPVVGLQLWPYEDSPNESLEISFTKGSLIEDPFKDIDLNEEGYLKEMGVGFKPDETMAIFGRILIDKKYHPFVYSLSNFQTLMLRYHYSQIDTANGKANLSVVFRVKQFTDGIDFSGAEVGEDSVIHIDSKYNSELWNAMNKRFVTSFQPLRYDYTTVAGDAHFEYVADIWKGIAAKKGENTIINGNFSSPFTTDWILMNQFGGHSDTTVLLEKGSKERIMQVNVTDGGKHSYSVQLIQENVALIAGVQYQCIFTIWSDVEGQITARIGSYNTYETIGFQEHVQVQTTGQSVGITFTPEVSDPFARFELNLGGSERTFWIKEVKVLRIN; encoded by the coding sequence ATGAAATTCTTTTTGTCCATAGCCACGATTGCCGTATACGCCACCGCGTTTTTGTCTTTGGTTGCTTGTTCCAACGACAAGTCCATTGCTGGTATCGAAATTGGCAACCCGAGCATTGCGGACAGCGATACAACCGCAAGAGATACCACGGCAAAGGACACCTCTGTAAAGGACACATCGGTCAAGGATACTACGCCTAAGGACACCGCTGTCAAGAAACAACCTGCCCTTCCGCTGGTTGCCGATTTCTCTATTGACTATTCCGAAGTGAATCTCAAGGCCCTTGCCAAGGAAGCAGAAAAGGATGAACCGATTCTGTTGGATTCCTTCTCCCTGATTCTTACTGAAGTTCGTTCCTTCTCTAGTTACTATTATACGACTTTGATTGTCGACCCCGTTGTCGGACTCCAGCTCTGGCCTTACGAAGATTCCCCCAACGAGTCGCTGGAGATTTCGTTTACCAAGGGTTCCTTGATCGAAGATCCCTTCAAGGACATCGACTTGAACGAAGAAGGCTACCTCAAGGAAATGGGCGTCGGATTCAAGCCCGACGAAACCATGGCCATATTCGGTCGCATTCTCATCGACAAGAAGTACCATCCCTTCGTCTACAGTCTTTCGAACTTCCAGACGCTCATGTTGCGCTACCACTACTCGCAGATTGATACCGCAAACGGCAAGGCCAATTTGTCTGTAGTATTCCGAGTCAAGCAGTTTACAGACGGGATTGATTTCTCGGGCGCCGAAGTCGGCGAAGACAGCGTAATTCATATTGATTCCAAGTACAATTCAGAATTGTGGAACGCAATGAACAAGCGCTTTGTGACAAGTTTCCAGCCGTTGCGTTATGACTACACCACAGTTGCTGGCGATGCACATTTCGAATATGTCGCTGACATATGGAAGGGTATTGCAGCCAAGAAGGGCGAAAACACGATTATCAACGGAAACTTCTCTTCGCCCTTTACCACCGACTGGATTTTGATGAACCAGTTTGGCGGACATTCCGACACGACGGTGCTGCTCGAAAAGGGGTCCAAAGAACGCATTATGCAGGTGAACGTTACGGATGGCGGCAAGCATTCCTACAGCGTGCAGCTGATTCAAGAAAACGTCGCCCTGATTGCCGGCGTCCAGTACCAGTGCATATTCACCATCTGGTCCGATGTGGAAGGTCAGATTACGGCCCGTATCGGTTCGTACAACACCTACGAAACCATCGGATTCCAGGAACACGTGCAAGTGCAGACCACGGGTCAATCGGTCGGAATCACGTTCACGCCCGAAGTCAGCGATCCGTTCGCCCGCTTTGAACTGAACCTCGGCGGTTCCGAACGAACCTTCTGGATTAAAGAAGTCAAGGTATTAAGAATCAACTAA
- a CDS encoding toxin-antitoxin system YwqK family antitoxin: MRTIRFIPFFGLVAPILMLVSGCTVERAEEKVLAEHANGAKKTSIWVYPDGEILKRNEWYTDGIKELEIPYKDGVPHGDFKRWTGFGDVALLGHYKKGLKDGKWTALFSDKKVEAYLYYENDHPVGDWEGWHYNRERSFEEHYDDEGRAIGIWKKWYDNSALQQEGNCHAKWDPKREIVSASGDSAYLKRFSKDCHLLEVFTCKNGELDGPFALYYESYGETVDTANCGTGRVRVQGVLGKGTTGKDSALIGTVTYFRADGTRMKQEHWNAEGKRDSVWRWFDERGDLVREVDLSQNGVIYGACEGDMAKFCAETSYVGGVNGILDSSNLAQSVGFVQSIGKFPATVRYVKPGRLLLYEELWQDGQIVESRSFFPDSMGGKLASETFWKDGKRNGIMRNWYRSGVLRDSLTFVNGERVGEQFSYDSTGKLTIHKTEAGKNRPVIMHLLGE, translated from the coding sequence ATGCGTACGATTCGTTTTATACCCTTTTTCGGCCTTGTTGCGCCCATTTTGATGCTCGTTTCGGGTTGTACGGTGGAACGTGCCGAAGAAAAAGTGCTCGCCGAACATGCAAATGGGGCGAAGAAGACCTCTATCTGGGTTTACCCTGATGGCGAGATCCTGAAAAGGAACGAATGGTACACCGACGGAATCAAGGAACTGGAAATCCCGTACAAAGATGGCGTGCCGCATGGCGACTTCAAGCGTTGGACAGGCTTTGGCGATGTGGCTCTGCTCGGACATTACAAGAAAGGCCTTAAAGACGGCAAGTGGACCGCCCTTTTTAGCGACAAGAAAGTCGAAGCTTACCTCTACTACGAAAACGATCACCCCGTGGGTGACTGGGAAGGTTGGCATTATAACCGCGAGCGTTCTTTCGAAGAACATTACGACGACGAAGGTCGCGCTATAGGAATCTGGAAAAAATGGTATGATAACAGTGCCCTGCAGCAAGAGGGCAATTGCCACGCCAAGTGGGATCCCAAGCGAGAGATTGTTTCTGCCTCGGGCGATTCAGCCTACCTGAAGCGTTTTTCGAAAGACTGTCATCTGCTCGAAGTGTTCACTTGCAAGAATGGAGAACTGGACGGACCGTTTGCGCTTTATTATGAAAGCTATGGCGAGACGGTCGATACCGCAAATTGCGGTACCGGACGCGTCCGGGTGCAGGGCGTGCTCGGCAAAGGGACAACGGGCAAAGACAGCGCCCTTATCGGGACGGTGACGTACTTTAGGGCCGATGGCACGCGCATGAAACAGGAACACTGGAATGCCGAGGGCAAGCGCGATTCCGTATGGCGCTGGTTCGATGAACGCGGAGACCTGGTGCGTGAAGTGGACTTGAGCCAGAACGGCGTGATCTATGGCGCCTGCGAAGGCGATATGGCCAAGTTCTGCGCCGAAACTTCGTACGTGGGCGGGGTCAACGGGATTCTTGACAGCAGCAATCTTGCCCAGAGCGTGGGCTTTGTACAAAGTATCGGGAAGTTCCCTGCCACGGTTCGTTACGTAAAGCCGGGTCGATTGCTATTGTATGAGGAACTTTGGCAAGACGGTCAAATTGTAGAAAGCCGAAGCTTTTTCCCCGACAGCATGGGTGGAAAACTCGCCAGCGAAACGTTCTGGAAAGATGGCAAACGTAACGGAATTATGCGCAACTGGTACCGGAGCGGCGTGCTCCGCGACAGCCTGACTTTTGTAAATGGTGAACGCGTGGGCGAACAGTTCAGTTATGACAGTACCGGTAAGCTCACCATCCACAAGACCGAGGCCGGCAAGAACCGCCCCGTAATCATGCATTTGCTCGGGGAATAG
- a CDS encoding TIGR02147 family protein — protein MENGEKQKLVEPDILQYTNYRVFLRDYYEYKKKTSTAFSLRFFAEKAGLSSHAHLKLAIDGKRNITKNTVTKLIHGLGLENQRAAYFESLVFFNQAQTDADKQIYYAQLIKASPRSKLHKMDKAQFRIFQEWHHSVILEMVGLKDFRPIPDLISKKLRGLVTPAQVTESLQLLLELGLLVKTANGYRQRDPLITTDDEVQDMMVKMYHFQMLKLSATMLADLPGNERDVSALTFGIKRSDFPNLKKHLQLMRKELLDFSAKAGEAEDVVQVNIQLFPLTRGV, from the coding sequence ATGGAAAATGGAGAAAAGCAGAAACTCGTAGAACCGGATATCCTGCAGTACACGAACTACAGGGTATTTCTCCGTGATTATTACGAGTATAAAAAGAAAACCTCGACCGCGTTCAGCTTGCGGTTCTTTGCCGAGAAGGCAGGGCTTTCTAGCCATGCCCATTTAAAACTCGCAATCGACGGCAAGCGCAACATCACCAAAAACACGGTCACCAAGCTCATTCATGGCTTGGGGCTTGAAAACCAGCGCGCCGCATACTTCGAAAGCCTCGTATTCTTTAACCAGGCACAAACCGACGCCGACAAGCAAATCTACTACGCCCAGCTCATCAAGGCAAGCCCCCGTTCAAAGCTGCACAAGATGGACAAGGCGCAGTTCCGTATTTTCCAGGAATGGCACCATTCTGTGATTCTTGAGATGGTAGGGCTCAAGGATTTCCGCCCCATTCCCGACTTGATTTCTAAAAAACTGCGCGGGCTCGTGACTCCCGCACAGGTGACCGAATCACTCCAATTGCTCTTGGAACTGGGCCTCCTGGTCAAGACCGCCAACGGCTATCGCCAACGCGACCCCCTGATTACGACCGATGACGAAGTCCAGGATATGATGGTCAAGATGTACCATTTCCAGATGCTCAAGCTGTCTGCAACCATGCTTGCAGACCTTCCGGGCAACGAAAGGGACGTTTCTGCGCTTACTTTTGGGATTAAGCGCTCAGATTTTCCCAATTTGAAAAAACATTTACAACTAATGCGAAAAGAACTACTAGATTTCTCTGCAAAAGCCGGAGAAGCAGAAGATGTTGTGCAAGTCAACATTCAGCTCTTCCCCTTGACCCGAGGAGTGTGA
- a CDS encoding GNAT family N-acetyltransferase: MDNFEDFFTATFETATLANNVVTLKGLRENSEGPTSAESIMQAIEKSREHLSEHLPWVRDTDIFDIKKRIRSWILNERFGQGGCWLIFKNSGEEISAGDSSPMAGAIMMDVKLSNRSATLSYWLYKEYTGQGLMTEAVKLLSAFAFATLKLNRLELLVSVYNGKSAAVAARCGFMEEGINRDYELINGKFVDHRRFSLLARDVY, translated from the coding sequence ATGGATAACTTCGAAGATTTTTTCACGGCGACTTTTGAAACGGCTACGCTTGCCAATAACGTAGTGACGCTCAAGGGCCTGCGAGAAAATTCCGAAGGTCCTACTTCTGCAGAATCGATCATGCAGGCCATCGAAAAATCCCGCGAGCACCTTTCGGAACACCTCCCCTGGGTTCGCGACACCGATATTTTCGACATCAAGAAACGCATCCGTTCCTGGATCCTGAATGAACGCTTTGGACAAGGCGGTTGCTGGCTGATTTTCAAGAACTCGGGCGAAGAAATTTCGGCAGGAGATTCGTCCCCGATGGCAGGCGCCATCATGATGGACGTCAAGCTTTCGAATCGTTCTGCGACCCTGAGCTACTGGCTTTACAAGGAATATACAGGCCAGGGCCTTATGACAGAGGCCGTAAAGCTACTTTCGGCCTTCGCCTTTGCAACCCTCAAGCTCAACCGGCTGGAACTTTTAGTCTCTGTATACAACGGGAAAAGCGCCGCCGTTGCCGCACGATGCGGGTTCATGGAAGAAGGCATAAACCGCGATTACGAGCTCATAAACGGCAAATTTGTGGACCACAGACGGTTTTCGCTCCTGGCACGAGACGTATATTAA
- the infC gene encoding translation initiation factor IF-3, protein MALQNPRDRRMPNRQSDGTRINEDIRISPIRLVKEDGEAVIMDTKQALQMAKDAGLDLVEVSPNAKPPVCRIINYGKFKFEQIKKAKAAKAKQHVVKLKEIKMHPKTAENDYLYRIKQAAEFLQDGMKVKLIMQFRGREMAHMDYGKRLMERAKEDLLQYGDLEMDSRVEGNTMLSIYGPKRGAGAAKKQPQAPKPVTEPMAAGEAST, encoded by the coding sequence TTGGCGTTACAAAACCCCCGCGACCGTCGCATGCCGAACAGACAGAGTGATGGAACCCGCATTAACGAAGACATTCGCATTTCCCCGATCCGTCTTGTAAAGGAAGATGGCGAGGCCGTCATCATGGATACCAAACAGGCTCTCCAGATGGCCAAGGACGCCGGACTGGACCTGGTGGAAGTGTCTCCCAATGCTAAGCCGCCTGTATGCCGTATCATCAACTACGGCAAGTTCAAGTTTGAACAGATCAAGAAGGCCAAGGCCGCAAAGGCCAAGCAGCACGTGGTGAAGCTTAAAGAAATCAAGATGCACCCGAAGACTGCCGAGAACGACTACCTGTACAGGATCAAGCAGGCCGCCGAGTTCTTGCAGGATGGCATGAAGGTCAAGCTTATTATGCAGTTCCGTGGGCGCGAAATGGCGCACATGGACTACGGCAAACGCCTGATGGAGCGCGCTAAAGAAGACTTGCTCCAGTACGGCGACTTGGAAATGGATTCGCGAGTCGAAGGCAACACAATGCTCTCGATTTACGGTCCGAAACGCGGTGCAGGTGCTGCCAAAAAGCAGCCCCAGGCACCAAAGCCCGTAACCGAGCCCATGGCAGCAGGTGAG